DNA sequence from the Corynebacterium yudongzhengii genome:
CTAAACAGGACCATGGCTACCGGAGTTTAGTAGGAGTCTGCGGTAGAGTGAGGACACGATGCCTCTCGTCATTTTTCTTTTCACTTACTTCGTCACGGAGGCCTTGGCCTTCTACGCGGTGGCCACCTGGATCGGTGTCGGGTGGGCGCTGCTCGCGCTGTTCGCGCTCATGTTCATCGGCGGCGCGTTCGGCTTCAGCCAACTCTCCTCCATCCGCCGCCAGGCCGCCCGGGGACAGATATCCGCCCCACGCGTCGCCGGCGATCTCGGCCTGACGTTTCTCGGCGTGCTGTTGAACGCGGCGCCGGGCTTCGTCACCAGTGCCTTCGGCCTGCTGCTCATCTTCCCGCCGACCCGCGCGTTCTTTAGGGGCCTGGCGGCTGGGAAGCTGACGAAGATCGGCACGCAGGTCTACGCGCGCTCGCGGCCGTCGACCTCCTATGGCACCTTCACCATAGATGAAGACACCGTCATCGACGAGGATCGGCGCGAGTGATCCTGGCACTGCAGCTGGCGCTCGGCGCCATTTCCGGGTGGCTGGCGTATACCTCGTATGCGCCGATTGGCTGGTGGCCGGCGGGAATCCTCGGTATCACCGGCCTTTTTGTGGCCTTGAGCATCGGCCGGCCCACGCTGTGGCGCGGGGCGGCGATCGGGTTCATACACGGCCTGGTGATGTATCTCTTCGCGCTGCCGTGGATCGGTGAGCTGGTTGGCGCGGTGCCGTATATCGCCTTAGCGATCTCCTGCGCGATCTACGCCTTGATCACCGGGGCGGGTGGCGCGGCGATGGCTCGCTGGCCGCTGGGCTTTCTGGCCTTCCCGTTTCTCTATGTCGCGGTGGAGCACCTGCGTTCGTCTTTCCCTTTCGGCGGTTTCGCCTGGGTGCGCCTCGCGTGGGGGCAGATCGACGGCCCGCTGGCCACGCTGGCGAGCTGGGGTGGGCCGGTGTTGGTGAGCTTCGCCGCCGCGCTGGCGGGCACGGGGCTGGCCGCAGTGATCTTAAGCCCGCGGGTTGCTGGGGCACTGACGCTGCTGCTCGTGGTGGCGGCCGGCCTCATCTCCGGGGTGGGGCAGACACGTTCGCTTGGCGACGTCAATGTGGCCGCCATCCAGGGCAACGTCCCGCGCCTGGGGCTGGATTTCAACGCCCAGCAGCGCGCGGTGCTCAACAACCACGTCCGTGTCACCGAGTCGCTCGAAGGGGATCCGGACTTGGTCTTCTGGCCGGAGAACTCCTCGGATGTGAACCCTTTCCTAGACCCGCAGGCCGCCGAGGCGATCACCCGGGCGGTGCAGAGTGTGGACGCGCCGGTGCTCGTCGGCACCATCACCGAAGATGAGCACGGCTACTACAACACCATGCAGGTCTTCGACCCCGACACCGGAGCAGGAGACTTCCACCGCAAGGTCTACCTTCAGCCTTTCGGCGAGTACATGCCGATGCGCGATTTCTTCGCGCTGTTTTCTGATTACGTGGAGCTCGCCGGCAACTTCTCGCCTGGTGACGGCAACTTCACCGTCGCAATGGACGGCACGACCATCGGGGTGGCCACCTGCTTCGAGGTCATCGTCGACGATGCGTATCGCACCGCCATCGAGCACGGCGCCCAGATCCTGACGACCCCGACCAACAACGCCACCTTCGGCTACTCCGATATGACCTACCAGCAGCTGGCGATGAGCCGCTTGCGCGCCATCGAGACCGACCGCGCGGTGGTTGTCGCCGCCACCTCCGGGGTCTCCGCAATCGTTCATCCCGACGGCTCCGTCAGCCAGCACACCGAGATCTTTGAGCCCGCCACCCTGAGCGAGAACCTGCCGCTGAAAGACACGGTGACGCCCGCAGTCCGGTTCGGCGAGATCATCGAATGGGTCCTGACTATCATAGGAGTGGTTCTGACCCTGGGCGCTGTCATCACCACCAGGTCCCGCCGATAGGAAGCGAGATTATGCCGCACTCCACCTTGGTCATCGTGCCGACCTACGACGAGATCGACAACATAGGCACCATCACCGGCCGCATCCTGGCTGCGCAGCCGGAGATCGATCTCCTCATCGTCGATGACAATTCCCCGGACGGTACCGGCGAGAAAGCCGACGAGCTCGCCGAGGCCAACGACAACGTCCACGTCTTCCACCGCAAGGAAAAAGACGGCCTGCTGGGCGCCTACCTCGCCGGCTTCCACTGGGGCTTAGAGCGCGACTACGAGGTCTTCGTCCAGATGGACGCCGACGGATCGCATGCCCCCGAGCAGCTGCAGCGCCTGCTCGACGAGATCGACGACGACGCCGACCTCGTCATCGGTTCGCGCTACGTCGAGGGCGGGGAGGTGGTCAACTGGCCGAAGGACCGCTTCGTGCTCTCGCGCGGGGGCAACCTCTACATCGGGCTGGCGCTGGGCACCGGGCTTACGGATATGACGGCGGGATACCGCGCTTATCGACGTGAAGTCCTCGAAACCATCGACATCGACACTCTTTCGCGCGCCGGCTACATTTTCCAGGTCGAGGCCGCTTTCCGCGCCTACCAGGAATCCTTCGACGTCCGCGAGGTGCCCATCACCTTCACCGAGCGCCAGCACGGCGAATCGAAGCTCGACGGCTCCTTCGTCAAGGACTCGCTGTTCGAGGTCACCCGCTGGGGCGTCGAACACCGCACCAACCAGGCCGTCGACATGGCCCAGGAGCTGGGCCGGTTCGCTAGCTACGAGTTCGAGCACTCCCGCCTCAACGGCCTGGGCCGACGGCTGGGCATTCGCCTGCGTAACCTGGGCAAGTTCGGCGGCGAGGTGGTCAGGATGGCCAACTACGAGGTGCAGCACTCCGAGCTTGCCCGGCTGCTGCGTCAGGCGCTGAAGAACCGCTAGGTGGGGCCTGGGGTGGCTCAACTCGGTAGGGCTTGAAGGGCGCGCCTTTTAAGCATCCTCCTTCAAGGGTTTGTGCAGCGCTTGGCCCGCAGTACTCGGCCCGCAGCACCACACCCCGCACACGACAACCGGCCCCGCCGAGCAACGAGTGCGTGGGCGGGGCCGGCGGACAAGGGGAGAGGCGGGTTACTTCTTCTTGGCCTCTTCCTCTTGCTTCTCCTTGAGCAGTTTGGCGGCGGTGCGGCGCCGCTTGCGCAGCATGTCGAGGCGCTCTTCGAGCAGCTCATCGAGCTCTTCGAGGGAGCGGCGCTCGCGCAGCATGTCCCAGTGGGTGCGCGGCGGCTTCTGCGGCTTGGACTTGACGCCCTCACCCTCGACGAGCTCGCCGACCTGGCCGTTCTTGCACAGCCATTCCTCTGGGATCTCCGCGTCGTCGGCGAACGGGACGTCGAAAATTGTGCCGTCCGGCGTCCGGTACTTCACCATCTGGCGCGGGGCCAGGTCGTGGTCACGGTCCGTCTCGTAGCTGACGGCACCCATGCGGCTGCCACGAAGCACGCGGTCTGCCATGCGTGATCATCCCTTTCGGCTGGGCGAATAAGTCCTCAAGAAGTATAACGACCCGGGTGTTCGATTTGTTCCGTCGGCTCGTCGAGTAGCATTGACGGAGTGTCCGAGACGAAGCCGACCTGCGCGTGGTGCGGTAGGGAAGTACCGCATCAGGGGCGAGGGCGTCCGCGTAAGTACTGCCGCCCGTCGTGTCGGCAGCGTGCCTATGAGCACCGGCAACGCTTAGCGGCTCACAGTTCGGATCCCGAAGCAGTTACCATGAGTCCGGAGAAGGTTCGTCGTTTGCATGACAACCTGTTTGAGCTCAGGTGTGCCGCGGAAGACATCGCCACCGCGGCACAGGAAGGTGCCGACGCCACCGAGATTCAACAGCTGAGCACGGAACTGGTGCAGCTGGCTCGGCGGATAGAGAGATTGGGGTAGATCCGTTGTCTGCAGGTCCTTTTACGAAGATCAATCCGAAGATCGTCATTACGGTCTTCGTGGTGCTCATCGTGCTGCTGACCCTCGTGGCCGTCGTCCCGGTGGTCTGGGGGCTTCTGACGGGCCCGGGCGTGCGCACCGAGCCCGTCGATACCTCAAAGACCCAACCCGCGAGCACGGAGCTGGACGGCGAGTGGACGATTGTCGACGGCGAGCGCCCGAACACGACGGCGGTGGGCTTTACCTTCGAGGAGCTTCTGCCGAGTGACGCGCGGGTGACCAGTGGCACGACCTTCGATGTCGTCGGGGAGGCGACCATCGAGCAGGAAACGCTCACGGCCGGCCACGTTGAAGTTGACATGACAACTATTGGTTCCGATCGGGATGTCCGCGACGAGAACGTGCGCCGCAAACTCTTCGAGACCGATCAATATCCGACGTCGAGCTTTAAGATCACCGAGCCGATCGATCTGTCGCACCTGCCGGAAGACGGTAGCGCGGGCGAAATCGAGGTCACCGGCGATCTGACCATCAAGGATCAGACGCACGAGATTAGCGATACGTTTAAGGCCGTGCGTGACGACGATCAACTGCTCATCTCCGGAGCGCCGATTATCAACCGCAACGAGTTCGGCGTCGAGTCGCCGGAGATGATCGCCGCGGAGATCGCCGACGAGGGCGAGCTCAACATCCGCCTGGCGTTCGCGAAGGAGGGTTAGATGCTCGCCGCGCTGTGGGTCCGGCTCATCCTTCTCATCGCCTTCGTCATCTTCGTCGCGGTGCAGCAGATGTGGTTGCTCGCCGGCATCGGGATCATTCTCATCGCGGTAACTGTCTGGCAGTTGGCAGGGGTCTACCGTCAACGCGGCGACAATACGTCACAGTGACGTTAATAGCGGGCATAACGGCACGCCAGCTTCCGGCGCCCGCACGTTAATAATGCGCCGATAATGTACATTATGTCATTTTAGATTCGGTATACTCCTACCTCATGCTGAACAATCTCAAACGAGTGCGCACCCGTCACCTCGCGCTCGCCAAGAACTCCTCCGAGCCCATCTCTATGCTCACCGCCTATGACGCCCTCACTGCCCGCGTCTTCGACGAGGCCGGCATCGACGTCCTCCTCGTTGGCGACTCCGCCGCCAACGTCATGCTGGGTCTCGACTCCACGCTCGAGATCACCCTCGACGAGATCATCATGATGGCCCGTGCCGTCACTCGCGCTACGAGGCGCGCCCTGGTGGTCGTCGACATGCCTTTCGGCACCTATGAAGCCAGCGACGAGGATGCCGTCCGCAACGCCGTGCGCATCATGCGCGAGACTGGCGCCGCCGCCGTGAAGCTCGAGGGCGCCCGCACCTCCACCATCGGCCGCATCGTCGACGCCGGCATCCCCGTCATGGGGCATCTCGGCTTCACCCCGCAGTCGGTGCACGCGCTCGGCGGTCACCGCGTCCAGGGCCGCGACGCGGATGCTGCGCGCCTCATCGAGAAAGCCCGCGCCGTCGAGGCCGCCGGGGCATTTTCGTTGGTCGTCGAAATGATTCCCGCGGCCGTGGGTGCGGACGTCTCGGCGGCTGTCGATATCCCCGTCATCGGCATCGGCGCAGGCAACGGCACCGACGGCCAGGTCCTCGTCTGGGCCGACGCCATGGGCATGAGCGCACATTCTCCGTCGTTTGTGCGCCAGTACGCCGCACTTGGCGATCAGCTCCGCCAGGCCGCCGAGTCCTACCGTAATGACGTGCGCGAACGCACGTTTCCCTCAACACAGGAGTCCTTCGATCACTAATGCGCGTTATTGAAAACCCGGCCGATTTCCCCACGCTTGAAGGCACGGTGGGCTTCGTTCCCACCATGGGGGCGCTTCACGACGGCCACGCCTCCCTCATCACCGCCGCCCGCACAAACAACGACACCGTGGTGGTGAGCGTCTTCGTCAATCCCCTCCAGTTCAACGAGCCGGAAGATTATGACAACTACCCCCGGGATCTCGACTCTGACCTTAAGTTTCTTTCCGAACTCGGAGTCGATATCGTGCTCGCGCCCACCGTGGAGCACATGTATCCCGGCGGTGGGCCGATCGTGACGGTGAGCACCGGCGAGATGGGCACCGTGCTCGAGGGCGCGTCCCGGCCGGGGCATTTCGATGGCGTGGCGACGGTCGTCGCCAAGCTTTTTAACATCGTGCGCCCTCACCGGGCCTACTTTGGGCAGAAGGATGCGCAGCAGGTGGCCGTCGTGAAGCGGCTGGTCGCAGACCTCAACCTAGGTGTGGAGATCCTGGCCGCGCCGATCGTGCGGGCCGCCGACGGGCTCGCGGAATCGAGCCGCAACCGGCGTCTCTCCCCCGCCGAACGCGAGCAAGCGCTCGCGCTTCCGCGCGCGCTGGAGGCGCTGGCCGAGGGCGCAGATCTTGCGCACGTGCGCGCACGCCTGGCTGCTGAGGTCGATGTCGATTACCTCGTGGTGGTCGATCCCGAGACGCTGAGCGAGACGCGCGAGCGTCCGGCGTTGGCTCTCGGGGCGGTGTGGGTGGGCCCGGTGCGGCTGATCGATAACCGAGAGATCTGAGACGTTCCCGTCTCATTGCGTGGATATTTGCTCTCATGGTATGGGAATGGCTAGTGTCTTACCGGTACCTGATGATCTAAACCATTGAGAGTTTGACCATGTCCACCGCTACCTCCACTGCCGTCCGGTCCGGCGAGAATCTCACTCGCCGAGACCGGGTGCGTGTGAACTTCGCATCGACCATCGGCACCACGGTCGAGTTTTATGACTTCTACGCCTATGCCACCGCCGCCGTGGCCGTTTTTCCGTACCTGTTTTTCGCGGAGACGGATAACCCGACCGTCGCTCTGCTGCAGTCCTTCGCCACCTTCGGCCTGGCGTTCATCGCCCGCCCACTGGGCTCGGTGATCTTCGGCCACTTCGGCGATAGGGTGGGCCGGAAGGCGACGCTCGTCGGTGCGCTGCTGACGATGGGCATTGCGACCTTCATCATCGGCATCCTGCCCACCTACGCGCAGGTAGGACTCTGGGCGCCGGCACTGTTGGCGTTGATGCGTTTCTGCCAGGGCCTCGGCCTCGGCGGCGAGTGGTCGGGCGCGGCGCTGCTATCCTCCGAATACGCCGTGCAAGGCAAGCGCGCTCAGGCGGCGATGTGGCCGCAGTTCGGTGCACCGTTTGGCTTCTTTTTGGCCAATGGGCTGTTCCTGATTCTCGTCGCGACCCTGGGCTACAACCTGGGCGATACCACCGGCCCGTTCATGGAGTGGGGCTGGCGTGTCCCCTTCTTGCTGTCCGCCGTCATGGTCATCGTCGGCCTGTACGTGCGTTTCAAGCTCGAAGAGACCCCGGTGTTCCAGACGGCCGTCGATACCGGCAAGAAGGTCTCCTCCCCGCTCGGTGAAGTCTTCCGGACCTCCTGGCGAGCACTGTTCTCCGGCACCTTCATCATGGTCGGCTGCTACACGCTGTTCTACATCGTGACCACGTGGATCCTCTCCTTCGGTATCGCGGATCCGGAGGCCGGCGGCGTCGGGCTGGGTATCCCCTACATCGCCTTCCTGGAGATCCAGGTGATCACCATCTTCGCCTTCATGGGCGGAATCCCGCTGGCCTCCTGGCTTGCCGACAACTGGGGCCGCCGCCCCACCCTCGGCTGGACCACCGTCGCGATCATCATCTTCGGCCTGACCTTCAACTGGCTTCTGAACCCGGAGACCGCGACCATGCTGAGCGTCGGCATCTTCTTGGGCGTAGGCATGTTCCTCATGGGCATGATCTTCGGTCCGATGGCCGCGATCCTGCCCGAGCTCTTCCCCACCAACGTCCGCTACACCGGCTCCGGCATCGCCTACAACGTCTCCTCGATCCTGGGCGCGGCCGTCGCCCCCTTCATCGCGACGGCGTTGGCCGCGAGCATCGGTGTCCAGGCCGTCGGTTGGTACCTAATCGCTGTGTCGGCTGTGTCGCTTATCGCGGTTCTCCTCGCGCGCGAGACCAAGAACGACGACATGACGCAGATCTAGCGGTGGTGCTTTGGGTGGGGTTTTCTTGCGGTGTGGTCTTGGTTGTGCATGGTGCGCTATCGCTGGTAGAAATGAGTAGCATCTAAAGGAGTGCTGGTTTCGACCGCGCGGGACTCGTTTAGGGGCACCTCCTTTCGACCAGCGCAAACGCACTATGCCTCGATCAGGCAGCACCGCAACGAACCGCGAAGAACAGACCCGGAAACCGCCCCCTACCGCCGCCCGCCGCGGTTGCGGTGCGTGAGCACGAGCTGCACGGTATCGAGCATCCCGAGTTCGAACAGGGCGCGCCGCAGGGCGAACTGGTATGCCCAGAGGCGTCGGTAGACGGCGTCGAAGCCTTCGGCGGCGGCTTCGCGGGTATGGCCGGCAAACAGTAAGGCCTGGAACTTCAGGCTTTCGATGGTGTGCGATCCGCTGTGAGTCTGCGAGATGATCCTTAGGCCGGTGTGGCGGTCGGCGAGGCGGTGCATGTCGTCGACTGTCGGGTAGTCGAGGCCCGGCCAGATGTAGTGGCCCAGTACCCGCGTCGCGTCGCGTCCGGCTGTGGTCATCTCGTCGGTCGCCACGGTCATCTGGATGGCGACTTTTCCGCCCATCTGCAGCATGCGATCCATCGCGCGCAGCACGGCGATGCGCTGTTTCGGAGTGATCACCTCCAGCTTGTCCACGCTGACGATGGCGTCATAACGCGCCCGCCAGTCGCTGACTCCGCTGAGCACGGAGTCGCGCACCACGGTCTGCACCGAGTCGGCGACACCTGCGAGGGTGAAGCGTTCCTTGAGCGCGGCGGCCATCTCCACATCGCCGGTGAGCGTATCGACGGCCGCGCGCCTCTTCGCCGCGAAGATCGCCGCGGAGCCACCCGCCGAAGGGTATTCCAGGACGTGGGTGCCGGCGCGGACGTTGGCGGCGTCGAGAAGCGCTTCGGTGGCCTGGCGCTGCCCGGAACCTAAGTCGTCGCGTTCGAGGTTGCGGGCGGGGTCGTAGGTGCGGATATCGACGAAGTGTTTGCCCGGCTCGCGTCCCCGGCCAGCGCCGGGCACGTGGCTTTTCACGGAGGTCCGCACGGAGGTGGACACGGCACTGGTGAAGATCGCCGGGAAGGCGCTCATGCCGTCGCCGGAAAAGAGGCGGACCAACTCTGGCGGCAACTCCCCGACCCCGGTCTCCCCTTTTGCTTTCTGTGTACGCCGCGGGCGGTAGCCACTGCCGATGAGTTTGTATAGGACCCCGGTGACGTCTTCGGAGCGCCACTCTCCTGCCATGTAGGACTCCGCGAAGCCGGTCCAGCCGGCGGAGGCGATGCGGTCGAAGAAGTCGTCGTGGTCGATGATGAGGTCGGCGCCGTCGACAAGCGCGAGCTCCGCCTTGCGGGCAGCGGAGGCGAAGTGGGCTTCGGCGAGACGGCGACCGACGCGGCCGAGCGGGGCCGGGTCTGGGTGCGCGATCGTCGGCCAGGCGTGGTCGTCGATGACGTCGAGATGGTTGCCGTTCACTCACCCCACGCTAGTGCCCGTGGCCTCCGTTTTTCGGCCGGACGCGCGGGCTAGGTGCAACAGGGTCTAGTATGGGGGCGGCATAACGTCATATCAGACTAAATCCTAGACAGGGAGTGTATTGCCCCAATGAGCGTTAGCGCCTACCGCCCGGAAGGCGGCCGCCACCACGTCGTCATCATCGGTTCTGGCTTCGGCGGAATTTTCGCCGCCCAGGAGCTCGAGCATGCGAACGTCGACATCACCCTGATTGACCGCACCAACCACCACCTGTTCCAGCCGCTGCTGTACCAGGTGGCCACCGGTATTTTGTCGTCGGGTGAGATCGCCCCGCAGACCCGGCAGGTGCTGCGGAAGCAGGAGAACGTCGACGTCGTCAAGGGTGAGGTCGTCGACATTGACACCGACGAGCAGCTGGTGCACTCCAAGCTCGGCCAGTATGAGCGTTCCTACTCTTATGACTCGCTCATCGTCGCCGCCGGTGCTGGCCAGTCCTACTTCGGCAACGATCACTTCGCCGAGTTCGCCCCTGGCATGAAGACTCTCGACGATGCTCTCGAGATCCGTGCCCGCGTCATCGGTGCGTTCGAGCGCGCTGAGATCACGCAGGACCCGGCGGAGCGGGAGAAGCTTTTGACCTTCGTCGTCGTTGGCGCCGGCCCGACCGGTGTCGAGCTAGCCGGCCAGCTCGCCGAGATGGCCCACCGCACCCTCAAGGGCGAGTTCACCCAGTTCCAGCCGGAGTCCGCGAAGATCATCCTCATGGATGCTGCGCCGCAGGTGCTGCCGCCGTTCGGTAAGCGTCTGGGACGTAAGGCCCAGCGTCAGTTGGAGAAGCTCGGGGTGACCGTGAAGCTCAACGCCATGGTCACCGACATGACCGACGACACGGTCACCTACAAGTCCACCAAGGATGATTCCGAGGACACCATCAACTCCAAGACCAAGATCTGGTCCGCCGGCGTGCAGGCTTCCCCGCTGGGTAAGCTCCTCGCCGATCAGACGGGTGCTGAGGTCAACCGCGCCGGCAAGGTGGCCGTGAACAAGGACCTCACCGTCGGTGATAAGTCCAACGTGTTCGTCGTCGGCGACATGATGGATCTGGACAACCTGCCGGGCGTGGCCCAGACCGCTATCCAGGGTGGTCAGTACGCGGCCCAGCAGATCTCCCGCGAGGTCGAGGGCGAGCAGAGCGCCGAGGAGCGCAAGCCCTTCGAGTACTTCGACAAGGGCTCGATGGCGATCATCTCGCGCTTCTCCGCTGTGGTGAAGATGGGCAACGTCGAGGTCACTGGCTTCATCGGCTGGGTCATGTGGCTCGCCGTCCACGTCATGTTCCTCGTTGGTTTCCGCAACCGGTTCGTCTCCGCGATCAACTGGGGCCTCAACGTGCTCTCCCGCGATCGCACGAACCTCGCTACCACCTGGCAGCAGTTCATGGCGCGTACGCGCCTGGAGTTCGGCTCCGAGGATCAGCGGAAGAACACCAACCCGCAGATCGAGATCGACGACATCGATCCTTCCGACGAGAAGAAGACCAACTAGCTGCGGGTCAGCACGGCAACGAGGAACGTTGAGTCCTCGTTGAAGGGCTTCAGGTCCCAGCTGGAAAAGGTGTGGTCGATCCTGAAGCCCACGTCGCGGGCGGTGGTGAGGAAGTCGTCGAAACCCCACCCGCGGCCGGCGCCGAAACCGACGACGAAGCGCCCGCCGCGCTTGAGCGCATCAAAGATGTGCTGTAGTGCGGGGGTGCGGCCGTCGTCGGCAAGAAAGCCCATGACATTGCCCGCCGAGACCGCGAGGTCGAACTCGGCCTCGGGGATCGGCTCCTCGGAGAGGTCGCCGACGTACCAGGTGGCGGTCGGGTGGTCGGTCACGGCGTGCTCGATGAGCACTGGGTCTAAATCCGTGCCGACGACCGTGTGCCCGCGCGCCGCCAAGTACCCGCCGAGGCGCCCCGTGCCGCAGCCGGCATCGAGGATGCGGGAACCGCGTTCGACCATGGCGTCGATCAGGCGGGCCTCACCGTGGATGTCTTGGCCCTGCGATTCCATGATCTTCCAACGTCTGGCATAGTTTTCGGAGTGAGCCGGGTTGGCCGTGGTCACTTCTTTCCAGGTCGTCATGGCACCAGTATAGGAAGGTGAAGATTCATGGGCGCTACCTCCCGCAGCAGCAAGCTCACGGTCCCCGTCGAGCGGGCGATCGAGCACTGCCGTATCGTCGTCGACGGCACCCGCCTGCCCGGCGAGTACCACCTCTCCTCCGCGCTTCAGGAGGTCCGTGAATACCCCAACGGGTATGTGTGGCTGGCTTTGCGTGAGCCAGACGATCACCAGATGGCTATTGTCGCGGAGAAGTTCGGGATCCACGAGCTCATCGTCGAAGACGCGGTGACCGCCCATCAGCGCCCGAAGGTTGAGCGTTATGACGACCAACTTTTCGCCGTCGTCCGTGCCGTGCGTTTTACCGACGACGAGCAGGTCTCCGATACCCGCGACGTCATCGCCACCGGCGAGATCCAGATGATCATCGGCGCCGACTTCATCATCACCATCCGCCACGACGCGGTGATGCCTTTACTTTTCGACGAAATCGACGCCTCCCCCGAGCTTTACGCCCACGGCCCCGCCGCCCTCGCGTGGCGCATCTCCGATCACCTCGTCGAGAATTACCGCCGCATCACCGCGTTGCTCTCCCGCGAGATCGACGAGATCGAAGAGGAAGTATTCACGCCCGGTTCCAGCTTCAACATCGACCGGATCTATCTGTTCAAGCGTGAGATCCTAGAGATGCGCCACGCCACCGACCCGCTGGTCGAGGCGCTGACCGGCATCATCAAAGAAAACAAGGATCTGGTGCCGAAGCAGGTCCGCAGTTATTTCCGCGACGTCCTCGACAACGAGATGATCGTGCGCGATCACATCGCGGGTTTCGACGAACGCCTCACCTCGCTACTCGATGCCTCCGTGGCGAAAGTCACCCTCCAACAAAACCGTGATATGCGCACGATCTCGGCGTTCGTCGGCATGGCCGCGGTGCCCACCCTGATCGCGGGCATCTACGGAATGAACTTCACCAACATGCCCGAGCTCAACAGCGAATACGGCTATTTCATCGTCCTCGGCGTGATCGTGGCCATCATGGTGATCCTATTCCTGTGGTTCCGCCGCAACCAGTGGCTTTAGGCGTCAGTTCAGGACCATGTTGCGCATGGTCGAGCGGGCCACCAGGGTGGCGGAGTTGGTGATCTCGACATCGAAAAGCTGGGTGCTTCGCCCGGTATGAATGGGCTTGGCGACGGCGCGGAGCACCCCCTCCTTCGCCGGGCGAATGAGATCCGTCGAGTTGTTGACCCCCACGACGTGCTGGCCGGCGGCTAGCAGGCCGGCCACCCCGGCGACCGACTCGGCGACACCGGCCATCACTCCCCCGTTGACCACGCCGACGTATTGGCGCAGGCGATCGTCGATATCTACTTCCGCGACGACCTGTTCGCGGCTGATGTCTGTGTAGCGCAGGCCGTAGAGCTTTTCGAGCCCGACCAGCGCCTCGTTGAGCTGGTTAAGCCCGTCATCGTCGAGGCGGTTTTCGACATCACGCAGAAGATCCAGATAGTCCATGGCCTCGATCGTACAAACGGACGTAGAATCAGAGGCCATGAGCTCTGAATCGAATCTCGCACAGATCGGCGTCGTGGGCCTGGCCGTCATGGGCTCCAACCTCGCCCGTAACTTCGCATCCCGCGGCCACACGG
Encoded proteins:
- a CDS encoding RNA polymerase-binding protein RbpA, with product MADRVLRGSRMGAVSYETDRDHDLAPRQMVKYRTPDGTIFDVPFADDAEIPEEWLCKNGQVGELVEGEGVKSKPQKPPRTHWDMLRERRSLEELDELLEERLDMLRKRRRTAAKLLKEKQEEEAKKK
- a CDS encoding polyprenol monophosphomannose synthase, which encodes MPHSTLVIVPTYDEIDNIGTITGRILAAQPEIDLLIVDDNSPDGTGEKADELAEANDNVHVFHRKEKDGLLGAYLAGFHWGLERDYEVFVQMDADGSHAPEQLQRLLDEIDDDADLVIGSRYVEGGEVVNWPKDRFVLSRGGNLYIGLALGTGLTDMTAGYRAYRREVLETIDIDTLSRAGYIFQVEAAFRAYQESFDVREVPITFTERQHGESKLDGSFVKDSLFEVTRWGVEHRTNQAVDMAQELGRFASYEFEHSRLNGLGRRLGIRLRNLGKFGGEVVRMANYEVQHSELARLLRQALKNR
- the lnt gene encoding apolipoprotein N-acyltransferase; the protein is MILALQLALGAISGWLAYTSYAPIGWWPAGILGITGLFVALSIGRPTLWRGAAIGFIHGLVMYLFALPWIGELVGAVPYIALAISCAIYALITGAGGAAMARWPLGFLAFPFLYVAVEHLRSSFPFGGFAWVRLAWGQIDGPLATLASWGGPVLVSFAAALAGTGLAAVILSPRVAGALTLLLVVAAGLISGVGQTRSLGDVNVAAIQGNVPRLGLDFNAQQRAVLNNHVRVTESLEGDPDLVFWPENSSDVNPFLDPQAAEAITRAVQSVDAPVLVGTITEDEHGYYNTMQVFDPDTGAGDFHRKVYLQPFGEYMPMRDFFALFSDYVELAGNFSPGDGNFTVAMDGTTIGVATCFEVIVDDAYRTAIEHGAQILTTPTNNATFGYSDMTYQQLAMSRLRAIETDRAVVVAATSGVSAIVHPDGSVSQHTEIFEPATLSENLPLKDTVTPAVRFGEIIEWVLTIIGVVLTLGAVITTRSRR
- the panB gene encoding 3-methyl-2-oxobutanoate hydroxymethyltransferase; protein product: MLNNLKRVRTRHLALAKNSSEPISMLTAYDALTARVFDEAGIDVLLVGDSAANVMLGLDSTLEITLDEIIMMARAVTRATRRALVVVDMPFGTYEASDEDAVRNAVRIMRETGAAAVKLEGARTSTIGRIVDAGIPVMGHLGFTPQSVHALGGHRVQGRDADAARLIEKARAVEAAGAFSLVVEMIPAAVGADVSAAVDIPVIGIGAGNGTDGQVLVWADAMGMSAHSPSFVRQYAALGDQLRQAAESYRNDVRERTFPSTQESFDH
- the panC gene encoding pantoate--beta-alanine ligase; the encoded protein is MRVIENPADFPTLEGTVGFVPTMGALHDGHASLITAARTNNDTVVVSVFVNPLQFNEPEDYDNYPRDLDSDLKFLSELGVDIVLAPTVEHMYPGGGPIVTVSTGEMGTVLEGASRPGHFDGVATVVAKLFNIVRPHRAYFGQKDAQQVAVVKRLVADLNLGVEILAAPIVRAADGLAESSRNRRLSPAEREQALALPRALEALAEGADLAHVRARLAAEVDVDYLVVVDPETLSETRERPALALGAVWVGPVRLIDNREI
- a CDS encoding MFS transporter codes for the protein MSTATSTAVRSGENLTRRDRVRVNFASTIGTTVEFYDFYAYATAAVAVFPYLFFAETDNPTVALLQSFATFGLAFIARPLGSVIFGHFGDRVGRKATLVGALLTMGIATFIIGILPTYAQVGLWAPALLALMRFCQGLGLGGEWSGAALLSSEYAVQGKRAQAAMWPQFGAPFGFFLANGLFLILVATLGYNLGDTTGPFMEWGWRVPFLLSAVMVIVGLYVRFKLEETPVFQTAVDTGKKVSSPLGEVFRTSWRALFSGTFIMVGCYTLFYIVTTWILSFGIADPEAGGVGLGIPYIAFLEIQVITIFAFMGGIPLASWLADNWGRRPTLGWTTVAIIIFGLTFNWLLNPETATMLSVGIFLGVGMFLMGMIFGPMAAILPELFPTNVRYTGSGIAYNVSSILGAAVAPFIATALAASIGVQAVGWYLIAVSAVSLIAVLLARETKNDDMTQI
- a CDS encoding YceI family protein, yielding MSAGPFTKINPKIVITVFVVLIVLLTLVAVVPVVWGLLTGPGVRTEPVDTSKTQPASTELDGEWTIVDGERPNTTAVGFTFEELLPSDARVTSGTTFDVVGEATIEQETLTAGHVEVDMTTIGSDRDVRDENVRRKLFETDQYPTSSFKITEPIDLSHLPEDGSAGEIEVTGDLTIKDQTHEISDTFKAVRDDDQLLISGAPIINRNEFGVESPEMIAAEIADEGELNIRLAFAKEG
- a CDS encoding FxsA family protein → MPLVIFLFTYFVTEALAFYAVATWIGVGWALLALFALMFIGGAFGFSQLSSIRRQAARGQISAPRVAGDLGLTFLGVLLNAAPGFVTSAFGLLLIFPPTRAFFRGLAAGKLTKIGTQVYARSRPSTSYGTFTIDEDTVIDEDRRE